Sequence from the Maribellus comscasis genome:
GCGAAATACTCTTTGGCTCTGCCACAGGGATAGTTAACTTTAAGGATTTTCTTTATTTTGCCGAAACTAATGAAGCAATGAGAGCTGTTCAGTGGGAGCAACGTTTGTTTGCTGCGGAAGGCTTTCGCTTCTTTGACCTGCGACGTTGGGATAATCTTTCCAATAAAATTTGAGGTAAAAGTATGGCCGAAATTTTGAATGGTTTTGCTGCTGCTGATTTAAGAGTAAGACCTTCATTCATGTCGGGAGCTAAT
This genomic interval carries:
- a CDS encoding RagB/SusD family nutrient uptake outer membrane protein, with the translated sequence MRAVQWEQRLFAAEGFRFFDLRRWDNLSNKI